The nucleotide sequence TCCGCCAGGTTCGGGAGGGCCACCGGATGAAGGCGGAGCTCGCCCTTCACAACCATCTCTCTCAGTTCAACGTCCTTGAGCAGCTAAAACACCTCCGGAGCTACCCGGCCGTGCGGGAGCGCCTGGAGGCCGGGCGACTGCGCCTGCACGCCTGGTGGTTCGACATCGCCCGGGCGGAAGTCCTGGCCTACGACGACGCGCGCCACGAGTTCGTGGTCATCGATGAGGCCGAGGCGGACCGGCTTCTCAAGCGGCTTGGCGAAAACTAATATCTCCGAGCGAGGAAGCCGCGCATTCCCGGCCCCGCGATCGTGGCCGCCTTGCGGCGGGCTACTGTATGGCAAAGGTGGTCCGGCGAGTGCGAAGCTCGGAAGGCATGAAGTTGCCGTGTTCGGTCTTCTGCCATTCCTCTTGGGTGGCGATGTAACCTTGGGCGTCGTATGTCCCAGGACTGACCGCGTTCGCGGCGTTGTTGGTCTGGTCCCACGACACTGAAAACACCTTGGCCTCGTTCGGTTGGAAATCCAAAGTGGTGTATCCCAGACGATCGCGTTCTTCCGATGGTTTAGAAATCCGCTCGACGACGCCCAAGACCACGATCTCGGCGACATTGACCTGGAGTCTCGGCGACGCCGACGTCGACCTCTACACCACTCAGCCGGATGACGAGACGGCCTGGTACCAACACGTCGCCACCAGCATCGGGGGCCGACTCGACGTCGAAAACACCCAGGGCTTCGGCCCGGAGAACTACTTCCTCAGCTCGGAGGAGGGTGACACGGTCCTGCCCGGCACCTACACGGTCCGCGTCCACTATTACTCCGACCATCTGAAGACCCTGGGGATGCCCGCGCGAGCCGTCCAGTACCGCGTCGTGATCATCGTGAACGAAGGGACGCCGTCAGAGAGGCGAGAGTTCCGTGAGGGGACGCTCGCGGTGGACGACTCGGGCAACGCGACCCCGGGCGGGAGCGGACCGGACTGGGCCACGGTGGCCGAGGTGAACCCTGCGAGCCAGTAGCGCCGCCT is from Deltaproteobacteria bacterium and encodes:
- a CDS encoding DUF2135 domain-containing protein, encoding MTAFAALLVWSHDTENTLASFGWKSKVVYPRRSRSSDGLEIRSTTPKTTISATLTWSLGDADVDLYTTQPDDETAWYQHVATSIGGRLDVENTQGFGPENYFLSSEEGDTVLPGTYTVRVHYYSDHLKTLGMPARAVQYRVVIIVNEGTPSERREFREGTLAVDDSGNATPGGSGPDWATVAEVNPASQ